Proteins encoded together in one Coffea arabica cultivar ET-39 chromosome 2c, Coffea Arabica ET-39 HiFi, whole genome shotgun sequence window:
- the LOC113726923 gene encoding haloacid dehalogenase-like hydrolase domain-containing protein Sgpp, producing MPSLIGNRIFSSAPATSNNHPCARPFCRIISTKRFSRSPTTSIAPRARMPSESLSQFPVQSKSTLPVVAPLEAMLFDIDGTLCDSDPIHYYAFREMLQEVGFNGGQPLTEDFFIKNISGMHNDELCHVLFPDWDFDRAMKFMEDKEQMFRRLASEQLKPVNGLDKLCKWIEDRGLKRAAVTNAPRPNAELMISMVGLASFFELLVIGSECERAKPFPDPYLNALDALRIAPEHAFAFEDSVSGTRAGVSAGMPVVGVATRNPRKLLIEAGATFVINDFQDPKLWGALEGLERN from the exons ATGCCAAGTCTGATTGGCAATCGTATTTTCTCATCAGCCCCTGCTACATCCAACAACCACCCATGCGCTAGACCGTTTTGCAGAATCATTAGTACTAAAAGGTTTTCCAGGAGTCCCACTACAAGTATTGCTCCGCGGGCTCGGATGCCCAGTGAATCGCTTTCCCAATTCCCAGTGCAAAG CAAGAGTACTCTCCCTGTTGTCGCTCCTTTGGAAGCGATGCTGTTTGACATTGATGGTACATTGTGCGATTCAGATCCTATCCACTACTATGCCTTCAGAGAAATGCTTCAAGAG GTAGGTTTCAATGGAGGACAGCCACTAACGGAagattttttcataaaaaatattagCGGCATGCATAATGATGAACTCTGTCACGTCCTCTTTCCAGACTGGGACTTTGATAGAGCCATGAAATTTATGGAGGATAAAGAGCAGATGTTTCGCAG ATTGGCATCAGAACAACTAAAACCTGTTAATGGCCTTGACAAGTTGTGCAAATGGATTGAGGATCGTGGTCTGAAGCGAGCTGCGGTTACTAATGCTCCACGACCAAATGCTGAGCTAATGATTTCTATGGTGGGACTTGCCAGTTTCTTTGAACTACTAGTTATTGGAAGTGAATGTGAACGGGCAAAGCCTTTCCCTGACCCCTACCTGAACGCTCTTGATGCACTTAGAATTGCACCTGAACATGCATTTGCTTTTGAG GATTCTGTATCGGGTACAAGAGCTGGGGTTTCAGCTGGGATGCCAGTGGTAGGTGTAGCCACAAGAAACCCAAGGAAGCTATTGATCGAGGCAGGGGCTACTTTTGTTATCAACGATTTTCAGGATCCAAAGTTGTGGGGGGCCTTGGAAGGACTAGAGAGGAATTAG
- the LOC113726922 gene encoding haloacid dehalogenase-like hydrolase domain-containing protein Sgpp: protein MPTLAGNQVFSSISTDVSKILSHSRPFCKNFSGSCIRLTSVAARARISSELTSQTLQCKNALSVRDPLEAILFDIDGTLCDSVPIHYYAFREMLQEVGYNGGQPITEEIFIKRMNGLHNDELCHLLFPDWDFDRAMKFMDDKEAMFRRLAPEQLKPVNGLDKLCKWIGERGLKRAAVTNAPKESAELIISMLGLDDFFELIVLGSECERAKPFPDPYLKAVEHLKVAREHAFVVEDSASGVKAGVAAGMPVVAIASRNPEKLLKAAGATLVVTDFEDANLWGALKELDRNLGC from the exons ATGCCAACTCTGGCTGGTAATCAAGTTTTCTCATCAATCTCTACTGATGTATCCAAGATCCTTTCGCATTCGAGGCcattttgcaaaaatttttCTGGTTCCTGTATCCGTCTTACAAGTGTTGCTGCTCGGGCCCGGATTTCCAGTGAATTAACTTCTCAAACACTGCAATG CAAGAATGCTCTATCTGTACGTGATCCCCTGGAAGCAATACTGTTTGACATCGATGGCACCCTATGTGATTCAGTCCCCATCCACTATTATGCCTTCAGAGAAATGCTTCAAGAG GTAGGTTACAACGGAGGGCAGCCGATAACTGaggaaattttcattaaaaGAATGAATGGCTTGCATAATGATGAACTCTGTCATCTTCTCTTTCCAGATTGGGATTTTGATAGAGCCATGAAATTCATGGACGACAAGGAGGCTATGTTTCGAAG GTTGGCACCAGAACAATTGAAACCAGTTAATGGTCTTGACAAGTTATGCAAATGGATTGGAGAACGTGGTCTGAAGCGAGCTGCAGTCACTAATGCTCCAAAAGAATCTGCTGAGCTGATAATATCAATGTTAGGCCTTGATGATTTCTTCGAACTCATAGTCCTTGGAAGTGAATGTGAGCGAGCAAAACCTTTTCCTGACCCCTACTTGAAGGCCGTTGAACATCTTAAAGTTGCCCGAGAACATGCTTTTGTGGTTGAG GATTCTGCATCTGGAGTGAAAGCGGGGGTTGCAGCAGGGATGCCAGTGGTAGCTATAGCTTCAAGAAACCCAGAAAAACTATTGAAAGCGGCAGGAGCTACTTTGGTTGTCACAGATTTTGAAGACGCGAACTTGTGGGGGGCTCTGAAAGAGCTTGACAGGAATCTGGGCTGCTAA
- the LOC113726920 gene encoding uncharacterized protein isoform X2 — protein MSATANLLQQLCQYPSTSLLFRHSKLSKKGRAVMAGSYLVPKMVMYPIPCFYKCMQSTSYEAVVQGSYVPSADASQKTEAKEKASTTAETVGAFQKLPMVMPSVDILYSALRKAKRVSPTKGIANIAKRERNRGAKQLDALMKELAIPLRTYIEDFPNKKYLHPYEKSLVELTLGDGNYEEVLGKVEALRKKVVSVGKEHASICAKSLSKREAGERLSEGMKKLEEIFLREGKVVDELLNIAKILRAMPVVDLETPTLCLVGAPNVGKSSLVRLLSTGKPEICNYPFTTRGILMGHITFSYQNFQVTDTPGLLRRHDEDRNNLEKLTLAVLSHLPTAVLYVHDLSGECGTSPSDQEIRERFSNHLWLDVLSKCDLLEESPVVYVTEDVNCDDYELAKYRKMGPDGALRVSVKSEMGLDELKSRVHKLLGSQFMKINGNQEKLEVCG, from the exons atgAGCGCGACCGCAAATTTGTTGCAGCAGCTCTGCCAATATCCTTCAACCTCTCTTCTCTTCCGCCACTCCAAACTTTCTAAAAAAG GTAGAGCTGTAATGGCAGGTTCATACTTGGTGCCTAAAATGGTTATGTATCCAATTCCATGCTTTTACAAGTGTATGCAGTCCACTTCTTATGAAGCCGTTGTGCAAGGAAGCTATGTACCATCTGCAGACGCAAGCCAGAAAACTGAAGCAAAG GAAAAAGCATCAACTACAGCCGAAACAGTTGGTGCATTCCAAAAGCTTCCGATGGTGATGCCATCAGTTGATATACTATATTCTGCACTGCGGAAGGCAAAGAGGGTTTCACCTACAAAGG GCATTGCTAATATTGCAAAGCGAGAAAGAAATCGAGGTGCAAAGCAGCTTgatgcattaatgaag GAACTAGCCATTCCTTTGAGAACTTATATAGAAGACTTCCCGAACAAGAAATATTTGCATCCATATGAGAAATCACTTGTTGAGTTAACACTTGGGGATGGAAACTACGAAGAG GTGTTgggaaaggttgaagctttGAGGAAGAAGGTGGTTTCAGTTGGAAAGGAACATGCTTCAATTTGTGCTAAG TCTTTATCAAAACGGGAAGCTGGAGAAAGATTGAGTGAG GGCATGAAGAAACTCGAAGAAATCTTTCTTCGAGAGGGGAAAGTTGTTGACGAATTGTTAAACATTGCTAAG ATTTTGCGAGCAATGCCAGTCGTTGATTTGGAAACGCCAACTCTCTGCCTTGTTGGAGCTCCTAATGTAGGAAAGTCATCCTTGGTCCGTCTACTTTCGACAGGGAAACCTGAG ATTTGCAATTACCCTTTTACAACTAGGGGGATTCTGATGGGTCATATAACTTTCAGCTACCAGAATTTTCAG GTGACAGACACCCCTGGGCTTCTGCGTAGACATGATG AAGATAGGAACAACTTGGAAAAGTTGACACTTGCTGTCCTCTCTCATTTGCCGACTGCTGTACTATATGTTCACGATCTTTCTGGAGAATGTGGGACATCACCTTCTGATCAG GAAATAAGGGAAAGGTTTAGCAACCATCTTTGGCTTGATGTTTTGTCCAAATGTGATTTGCTGGAAGAATCTCCTGTTGTCTACGTTACAGAAGATGTTAATTGTGATGACTATGAGCTGGCTAAATATCGGAAAATGGGACCTGATGGAGCCTTGCGCGTGTCAGTGAAGAGTGAAATGGGACTTGATGAG TTGAAGAGTAGAGTGCATAAGTTGCTGGGTTCTCAATTCATGAAGATAAATGGCAATCAAGAAAAATTGGAAGTATGTGGGTGA
- the LOC113726920 gene encoding nucleolar GTP-binding protein 1-like isoform X4, whose product MSATANLLQQLCQYPSTSLLFRHSKLSKKGRAVMAGSYLVPKMVMYPIPCFYKCMQSTSYEAVVQGSYVPSADASQKTEAKEKASTTAETVGAFQKLPMVMPSVDILYSALRKAKRVSPTKGIANIAKRERNRGAKQLDALMKELAIPLRTYIEDFPNKKYLHPYEKSLVELTLGDGNYEEVLGKVEALRKKVVSVGKEHASICAKSLSKREAGERLSEGMKKLEEIFLREGKVVDELLNIAKILRAMPVVDLETPTLCLVGAPNVGKSSLVRLLSTGKPEICNYPFTTRGILMGHITFSYQNFQVTDTPGLLRRHDEDRNNLEKLTLAVLSHLPTAVLYVHDLSGECGTSPSDQKMLIVMTMSWLNIGKWDLMEPCACQ is encoded by the exons atgAGCGCGACCGCAAATTTGTTGCAGCAGCTCTGCCAATATCCTTCAACCTCTCTTCTCTTCCGCCACTCCAAACTTTCTAAAAAAG GTAGAGCTGTAATGGCAGGTTCATACTTGGTGCCTAAAATGGTTATGTATCCAATTCCATGCTTTTACAAGTGTATGCAGTCCACTTCTTATGAAGCCGTTGTGCAAGGAAGCTATGTACCATCTGCAGACGCAAGCCAGAAAACTGAAGCAAAG GAAAAAGCATCAACTACAGCCGAAACAGTTGGTGCATTCCAAAAGCTTCCGATGGTGATGCCATCAGTTGATATACTATATTCTGCACTGCGGAAGGCAAAGAGGGTTTCACCTACAAAGG GCATTGCTAATATTGCAAAGCGAGAAAGAAATCGAGGTGCAAAGCAGCTTgatgcattaatgaag GAACTAGCCATTCCTTTGAGAACTTATATAGAAGACTTCCCGAACAAGAAATATTTGCATCCATATGAGAAATCACTTGTTGAGTTAACACTTGGGGATGGAAACTACGAAGAG GTGTTgggaaaggttgaagctttGAGGAAGAAGGTGGTTTCAGTTGGAAAGGAACATGCTTCAATTTGTGCTAAG TCTTTATCAAAACGGGAAGCTGGAGAAAGATTGAGTGAG GGCATGAAGAAACTCGAAGAAATCTTTCTTCGAGAGGGGAAAGTTGTTGACGAATTGTTAAACATTGCTAAG ATTTTGCGAGCAATGCCAGTCGTTGATTTGGAAACGCCAACTCTCTGCCTTGTTGGAGCTCCTAATGTAGGAAAGTCATCCTTGGTCCGTCTACTTTCGACAGGGAAACCTGAG ATTTGCAATTACCCTTTTACAACTAGGGGGATTCTGATGGGTCATATAACTTTCAGCTACCAGAATTTTCAG GTGACAGACACCCCTGGGCTTCTGCGTAGACATGATG AAGATAGGAACAACTTGGAAAAGTTGACACTTGCTGTCCTCTCTCATTTGCCGACTGCTGTACTATATGTTCACGATCTTTCTGGAGAATGTGGGACATCACCTTCTGATCAG AAGATGTTAATTGTGATGACTATGAGCTGGCTAAATATCGGAAAATGGGACCTGATGGAGCCTTGCGCGTGTCAGTGA
- the LOC113726920 gene encoding uncharacterized protein isoform X1 yields MSATANLLQQLCQYPSTSLLFRHSKLSKKGRAVMAGSYLVPKMVMYPIPCFYKCMQSTSYEAVVQGSYVPSADASQKTEAKEKASTTAETVGAFQKLPMVMPSVDILYSALRKAKRVSPTKGIANIAKRERNRGAKQLDALMKELAIPLRTYIEDFPNKKYLHPYEKSLVELTLGDGNYEEVLGKVEALRKKVVSVGKEHASICAKSLSKREAGERLSEGMKKLEEIFLREGKVVDELLNIAKILRAMPVVDLETPTLCLVGAPNVGKSSLVRLLSTGKPEICNYPFTTRGILMGHITFSYQNFQVTDTPGLLRRHDEDRNNLEKLTLAVLSHLPTAVLYVHDLSGECGTSPSDQFVIYKEIRERFSNHLWLDVLSKCDLLEESPVVYVTEDVNCDDYELAKYRKMGPDGALRVSVKSEMGLDELKSRVHKLLGSQFMKINGNQEKLEVCG; encoded by the exons atgAGCGCGACCGCAAATTTGTTGCAGCAGCTCTGCCAATATCCTTCAACCTCTCTTCTCTTCCGCCACTCCAAACTTTCTAAAAAAG GTAGAGCTGTAATGGCAGGTTCATACTTGGTGCCTAAAATGGTTATGTATCCAATTCCATGCTTTTACAAGTGTATGCAGTCCACTTCTTATGAAGCCGTTGTGCAAGGAAGCTATGTACCATCTGCAGACGCAAGCCAGAAAACTGAAGCAAAG GAAAAAGCATCAACTACAGCCGAAACAGTTGGTGCATTCCAAAAGCTTCCGATGGTGATGCCATCAGTTGATATACTATATTCTGCACTGCGGAAGGCAAAGAGGGTTTCACCTACAAAGG GCATTGCTAATATTGCAAAGCGAGAAAGAAATCGAGGTGCAAAGCAGCTTgatgcattaatgaag GAACTAGCCATTCCTTTGAGAACTTATATAGAAGACTTCCCGAACAAGAAATATTTGCATCCATATGAGAAATCACTTGTTGAGTTAACACTTGGGGATGGAAACTACGAAGAG GTGTTgggaaaggttgaagctttGAGGAAGAAGGTGGTTTCAGTTGGAAAGGAACATGCTTCAATTTGTGCTAAG TCTTTATCAAAACGGGAAGCTGGAGAAAGATTGAGTGAG GGCATGAAGAAACTCGAAGAAATCTTTCTTCGAGAGGGGAAAGTTGTTGACGAATTGTTAAACATTGCTAAG ATTTTGCGAGCAATGCCAGTCGTTGATTTGGAAACGCCAACTCTCTGCCTTGTTGGAGCTCCTAATGTAGGAAAGTCATCCTTGGTCCGTCTACTTTCGACAGGGAAACCTGAG ATTTGCAATTACCCTTTTACAACTAGGGGGATTCTGATGGGTCATATAACTTTCAGCTACCAGAATTTTCAG GTGACAGACACCCCTGGGCTTCTGCGTAGACATGATG AAGATAGGAACAACTTGGAAAAGTTGACACTTGCTGTCCTCTCTCATTTGCCGACTGCTGTACTATATGTTCACGATCTTTCTGGAGAATGTGGGACATCACCTTCTGATCAG TTTGTCATCTATAAGGAAATAAGGGAAAGGTTTAGCAACCATCTTTGGCTTGATGTTTTGTCCAAATGTGATTTGCTGGAAGAATCTCCTGTTGTCTACGTTACAGAAGATGTTAATTGTGATGACTATGAGCTGGCTAAATATCGGAAAATGGGACCTGATGGAGCCTTGCGCGTGTCAGTGAAGAGTGAAATGGGACTTGATGAG TTGAAGAGTAGAGTGCATAAGTTGCTGGGTTCTCAATTCATGAAGATAAATGGCAATCAAGAAAAATTGGAAGTATGTGGGTGA
- the LOC113726920 gene encoding uncharacterized protein isoform X3 — MSATANLLQQLCQYPSTSLLFRHSKLSKKGSYLVPKMVMYPIPCFYKCMQSTSYEAVVQGSYVPSADASQKTEAKEKASTTAETVGAFQKLPMVMPSVDILYSALRKAKRVSPTKGIANIAKRERNRGAKQLDALMKELAIPLRTYIEDFPNKKYLHPYEKSLVELTLGDGNYEEVLGKVEALRKKVVSVGKEHASICAKSLSKREAGERLSEGMKKLEEIFLREGKVVDELLNIAKILRAMPVVDLETPTLCLVGAPNVGKSSLVRLLSTGKPEICNYPFTTRGILMGHITFSYQNFQVTDTPGLLRRHDEDRNNLEKLTLAVLSHLPTAVLYVHDLSGECGTSPSDQFVIYKEIRERFSNHLWLDVLSKCDLLEESPVVYVTEDVNCDDYELAKYRKMGPDGALRVSVKSEMGLDELKSRVHKLLGSQFMKINGNQEKLEVCG, encoded by the exons atgAGCGCGACCGCAAATTTGTTGCAGCAGCTCTGCCAATATCCTTCAACCTCTCTTCTCTTCCGCCACTCCAAACTTTCTAAAAAAG GTTCATACTTGGTGCCTAAAATGGTTATGTATCCAATTCCATGCTTTTACAAGTGTATGCAGTCCACTTCTTATGAAGCCGTTGTGCAAGGAAGCTATGTACCATCTGCAGACGCAAGCCAGAAAACTGAAGCAAAG GAAAAAGCATCAACTACAGCCGAAACAGTTGGTGCATTCCAAAAGCTTCCGATGGTGATGCCATCAGTTGATATACTATATTCTGCACTGCGGAAGGCAAAGAGGGTTTCACCTACAAAGG GCATTGCTAATATTGCAAAGCGAGAAAGAAATCGAGGTGCAAAGCAGCTTgatgcattaatgaag GAACTAGCCATTCCTTTGAGAACTTATATAGAAGACTTCCCGAACAAGAAATATTTGCATCCATATGAGAAATCACTTGTTGAGTTAACACTTGGGGATGGAAACTACGAAGAG GTGTTgggaaaggttgaagctttGAGGAAGAAGGTGGTTTCAGTTGGAAAGGAACATGCTTCAATTTGTGCTAAG TCTTTATCAAAACGGGAAGCTGGAGAAAGATTGAGTGAG GGCATGAAGAAACTCGAAGAAATCTTTCTTCGAGAGGGGAAAGTTGTTGACGAATTGTTAAACATTGCTAAG ATTTTGCGAGCAATGCCAGTCGTTGATTTGGAAACGCCAACTCTCTGCCTTGTTGGAGCTCCTAATGTAGGAAAGTCATCCTTGGTCCGTCTACTTTCGACAGGGAAACCTGAG ATTTGCAATTACCCTTTTACAACTAGGGGGATTCTGATGGGTCATATAACTTTCAGCTACCAGAATTTTCAG GTGACAGACACCCCTGGGCTTCTGCGTAGACATGATG AAGATAGGAACAACTTGGAAAAGTTGACACTTGCTGTCCTCTCTCATTTGCCGACTGCTGTACTATATGTTCACGATCTTTCTGGAGAATGTGGGACATCACCTTCTGATCAG TTTGTCATCTATAAGGAAATAAGGGAAAGGTTTAGCAACCATCTTTGGCTTGATGTTTTGTCCAAATGTGATTTGCTGGAAGAATCTCCTGTTGTCTACGTTACAGAAGATGTTAATTGTGATGACTATGAGCTGGCTAAATATCGGAAAATGGGACCTGATGGAGCCTTGCGCGTGTCAGTGAAGAGTGAAATGGGACTTGATGAG TTGAAGAGTAGAGTGCATAAGTTGCTGGGTTCTCAATTCATGAAGATAAATGGCAATCAAGAAAAATTGGAAGTATGTGGGTGA
- the LOC113726924 gene encoding phosphatidylinositol N-acetylglucosaminyltransferase subunit P-like, with amino-acid sequence MEDPRSVNSPRRTLSFSRNRRATGSFTYPDDKASGFGVSGEHGPKPSEVYGFVGSISTVVATVIFLVWAYVPENWLHSVGIFYYPSRYWALAVPAYLMVTVVLAIGFYIGLNFMATPPPTSFSTMFDEFSREPLSSVCDGDEQPIEPISDIGINKINNIMFNKFNQLS; translated from the exons ATGGAGGATCCTCGTTCAGTAAATAGTCCGAGAAGGACTCTGAGCTTCTCCAGGAACAGAAGGGCAACTGGTTCTTTTACATATCCAGATGACAAAGCTTCAGGATTCGGCGTCTCTGGGGAGCATGGTCCCAAGCCCTCTGAAGTTTATGGTTTTGTTGGTTCCATTTCTACTGTTGTTGCTACAG TTATCTTTTTGGTGTGGGCATATGTTCCAGAAAATTGGTTGCATTCTGTTGGGATCTTCTACTATCCAAGCAG GTACTGGGCATTGGCTGTGCCAGCTTATTTGATGGTGACGGTAGTACTGGCAATTGGATTTTACATTGGACTGAACTTCATGGCTACGCCACCTCCAACTTCTTTCAGTACAATGTTTG ATGAATTCAGTAGAGAACCTTTGAGCAGCGTCTGTGATGGTGATGAGCAGCCAATTGAGCCCATTTCTGATATTGGCATCAACAAGATTAACAACATCAtgtttaacaaatttaaccaaCTCTCGTGA
- the LOC113726925 gene encoding uncharacterized protein yields the protein METEMELKNRNGREGGAEVVLSLQPHSSISIAYHPLFGPHDDLVLLELDEKLIPDILQERVTLRGQPNEDAVLCTSSKTYGVKFVGTSNSLFLMPPSDQFAPRENVQDCDEKDSGKMMVASVLKVAPGNMELVEVAPRLDKLKLLLSENPYSFYEASQMEDSEGTEKIDFGLYRWEDLVDRIQASDSELRSELEALFAVEVNGFWRILDKDYKDGLLNMLLHNSVLNDWSFDALSEDDVVAVLVADGFPCNIARHCLQIYGHRVDGGIGGSCTWRLDETRVCVHFARRILRGGKMRLENFMEEWMKKVPEGMHPRFDMLEGEVLTEKLAIETWIHAFSVSSLPSTPAERFSILFQERPKWEWKDLDPYVRDLKVPGLSSESLLLKYTRRTQPTLDAEPIFTAR from the exons ATGGAAACGGAAATGGAACTCAAAAATCGAAATGGCAGAGAAGGGGGAGCAGAAGTAGTATTAAGTCTTCAACCACATTCCTCGATCTCTATTGCTTATCATCCGTTATTTGGTCCTCACGATGACCTAGTGCTCCTTGAGCTCGATGAGAAGCTCATTCCTGATATCCTCCAAGAAAG AGTTACATTAAGAGGGCAACCTAATGAAGATGCAGTTCTTTGTACTTCATCAAAAACATATGGTGTAAAGTTTGTTGGGACTTCGAACTCTCTATTTCTTATGCCTCCTTCAGACCAATTTGCTCCACGTGAAAATGTGCAAGATTGCGATGAGAAAGATAGTGGGAAGATGATGGTTGCTTCTGTTCTTAAAGTTGCACCTGGTAATATGGAGCTTGTTGAAGTGGCTCCTAGATTAGATAAGCTTAAATTGCTTCTTTCTGAAAATCCGTACAGTTTTTATGAGGCTTCTCAAATGGAAGATTCTGAAGGAACGGAGAAAATTGATTTTGGCTTATACCGATGGGAGGATCTTGTTGACAGGATTCAAGCTAGTGACTCAGAACTTAGATCTGAATTAGAAGCTCTTTTTGCTGTGGAGGTTAACGGGTTTTGGAGAATCTTGGATAAGGATTATAAGGATGGGCTTCTGAACATGCTTTTGCACAATTCGGTACTGAATGATTGGTCTTTTGATGCACTTAGTGAagatgatgttgtggctgtgtTGGTAGCAGATGGATTTCCTTGCAATATCGCAAGGCACTGTTTGCAAATCTATGGTCATAGGGTGGACGGGGGAATTGGTGGTTCTTGTACTTGGAGATTGGATGAAACACGGGTCTGCGTGCATTTTGCTAGAAGAATCTTGAGAGGAGGAAAAATGAGGTTAGAAAATTTCATGGAGGAGTGGATGAAAAAGGTTCCAGAAGGGATGCATCCAAGATTTGACATGCTAGAAGGGGAGGTTTTAACTGAAAAGCTTGCAATAGAGACTTGGATCCATGCATTTAGTGTATCTTCTCTGCCATCTACACCCGCTGAGCGTTTTTCCATCCTTTTTCAGGAGCGGCCAAAGTGGGAGTGGAAGGACCTTGATCCATATGTCAG GGATCTAAAAGTGCCAGGACTTTCTTCAGAAAGTTTACTCCTCAAATACACCCGCAGAACTCAGCCAACCCTAGATGCGGAACCTATTTTTACTGCAAGATAA
- the LOC113726928 gene encoding UMP-CMP kinase 3 yields the protein MGTVLDAATKDANGSLLTDKKVTVVFVLGGPGSGKGTQCANIVEHYGYTHLSAGDLLRAEIKSGSENGTMIQNMIKEGKIVPSEVTIKLLQRAMNESGNDKFLIDGFPRNEENRAAFELVTGMEPTFVLFFDCLEEEMERRLLSRNQGREDDNIETIRKRFRVYMESSLPVIEYYNSKGKVRKIDAAKPVEEVFEAVKEVFTPSNAEVAA from the exons ATGGGGACTGTTCTTGATGCTGCCACCAAG GATGCAAATGGAAGTCTGTTGACTGACAAAAAGGTTACAGTTGTTTTTGTCTTGG GTGGCCCAGGTAGTGGCAAGGGAACCCAGTGTGCTAACATTGTCGAGCATTATGGATACACCCACCTTAGTGCTGGTGATCTTCTTAGAGCAGAAATAAAATCTGGTTCGGAAAATGG GACAATGATTCAGAACATGATTAAGGAGGGAAAAATAGTGCCTTCTGAGGTGACAATTAAGCTTCTCCAACGAGCCATGAATGAAAGTGGCAATGACAAGTTCCTAATTGATGGTTTCCCTCGTAATGAGGAAAACCGTGCAGCCTTTGAGTTAGTT ACTGGAATGGAACCAacatttgtccttttttttgaTTGTCTGGAAGAAGAGATGGAGAGGCGTCTTCTGAGTCGAAACCAG GGAAGAGAAGATGATAACATTGAGACAATAAGGAAGCGTTTTAGGGTTTACATGGAATCCAGTCTTCCTGTAATTGAATACTACAACTCTAAAGGGAAGGTTCGGAAG ATTGATGCTGCAAAGCCTGTGGAAGAAGTTTTTGAAGCTGTTAAAGAAGTTTTCACCCCATCCAATGCTGAG GTTGCCGCCTAG
- the LOC113726926 gene encoding uncharacterized protein, whose translation MSALISSKPTLSFTLASQFISTGKENPASLSWSSSLPKLNLSITTTSPSSPLNLLHKQTFVVEAAWTRRSRSEAAKKPNRKSWKQRTDMYMRPFLLNVFFSKRFIHAKVMHRGTSKVISVATTNAKDLRNTLPSLTDNNACRVIGKLIAERSKEADVFAIAYEPDKNQRIEGRLAIILDTIQENGIIFV comes from the exons ATGTCTGCTCTCATTTCTTCAAAACCCACTTTATCTTTCACTCTCGCCTCTCAATTTATTTCAACAGGAAAAGAAAATCCCGCTTCACTTTCATGGTCTTCTTCTCTACCAAAGCTGAATCTTTCCATCACTACTACTTCCCCGTCAAGCCCTTTGAATCTCCTTCATAAGCAG ACTTTTGTTGTTGAAGCTGCCTGGACTCGGAGATCTCGAAGTGAAGCAGCCAAAAAGCCTAACAGAAAATCATGGAAACAACGGACAGATATGTACATGAGACCATTTCTACTCAATGTTTTCTTCTCAAAACGATTTATCCATGCTAAAGTGATGCATAGGGGAACCAGCAAGGTGATATCTGTGGCAACAACCAATGCCAAGGATCTTCGGAACACATTACCGTCTCTTACTGACAACAATGCTTGCAGAGTAATTGGGAAACTTATTGCAGAACGGTCAAAAGAAGCTGATGTCTTTGCAATTGCCTATGAACCTGACAAAAACCAGCGGATTGAAGGCAGACTTGCAATTATTCTTGATACCATCCAGGAGAATGGTATTATTTTTGTCTAG